The genomic stretch TTGGATGTGCAAAAATACCACGAGTATCACCCACAAATTAAGAGCTCATGTTAAGCATAAGAACGTGCCATCTTTCTAGCGTTGATCCTAGAAAAAGGCTACAATCATATATCATCACACTACTCTAATAGAACCAAAAATGATAACAACAGTTCAAGCACATCAAAATAGAAACTCCATTCCaacaacccaaaaaacaaagaaaggaaaCTTACATTTCCGGACCAACTTCGCCATTTTCAGCGATCCTTGGCACCTTATTTGCCCCGGACTTAAACGACGCGTTCCCCCTACCACCTCCCCCTACCACCTCGCCCACCGGGCAACAGCAGCGCTCGCTGCCCCGGCCACAACAACTCCAACAACACCTCCTCCTTGTCCGCCTCCCTGATCACCGTCCCTGGCGCCACCTTTACCACCACGTCCTCTCCCTTGGCCCCTCCCTGCATCCTCCCCTGCCCATGGGCCCCCCTACCCGCCCGAAAATGAACGCTGTTCCGGAACGGCAATAGCGAATTCATCGAACCCTCGACTTCTACATACACATTTCCGCCTCGCCCTCCGTCCCCGCCCGACGGGCCGCCCATTGGCACAAACTTCTCGCGCCGGAAAGCCACCACGCCATTTCCACCGTCTCCGGCCTTCACGTATATCTTCGCACGGTCGAAGCACCGCATCACCGCCGGTACTCCCTTCTCCTTAACGCAATCGCCCTCTTCATCGGAAGCATTCACGGATTGGCCACGGTCAAACCCTGGCATTTCCCCATCATCGTCGTCCTCGTCCTCGTCATCATCGTCACCGAACACGTAGAGTTTCGCTGAAACTCCGTGCTCCTTCACTATTCCTTTGTAATTTCCATCACTACGATACCTATATACACTTTTGCGACCCGTAAACCCCAACACTTTTTTCTCTTctgcttcatcttcttcttcaccatCATCGTCGTCGATCTCCTCGTCGTGTTCCAAATCAGAATTACCctcaaatatttcaaatttctcATTAAGCCCTAAATCACCATTTTCCACgccttcttcctcttcttcttcgcTGCTCAAATCCCCAATTTGGTTCTCTATTTTCGGTACGGCCGATTCCGAGAGCTTCACTTCGGACGAGGGATTCAAAGAGGGGACTAAGAAGTCCTCCTTGGGAGGGAGGCGAGAGTAGGTGGTGGCTTCGCCGGCGGAGAGAACGACGGGCTCGGGCGGGGACTTGTACCGACTGGATTGGGTGTTGAACTTGGGCTTAGGGTTAGGAATTCGAAGGGGCTTTCTCTTAGACTGCTTGCGACTGTTTGGGCGAACTATAGCATAGGAAGTGAATAAGCTCGCGGAAATGGAGGCCATGAGAGACGGAGAGAGAGCTGAGGAAGAAAGAAGCGGCAAAAGAGTTATCGCGTTCTACAGTGTTCTGGGATTTGAGCGAAAATGGATAAGGCGCCACGTTTCGGTATTGGTGAGAAGCGGGTGCGTTTAGGACATGTACATCGTCGTTTttgcatgtttgaaattgcattaaaaaaaatagaacttttaaattaattaatttttttttttattagaaaaacttcatttttaagattttattaaaatccatcatttttaagcttccgtcaaaaatacatt from Corylus avellana chromosome ca1, CavTom2PMs-1.0 encodes the following:
- the LOC132188025 gene encoding LOW QUALITY PROTEIN: GTP-binding protein OBGC, chloroplastic (The sequence of the model RefSeq protein was modified relative to this genomic sequence to represent the inferred CDS: deleted 1 base in 1 codon) yields the protein MASISASLFTSYAIVRPNSRKQSKRKPLRIPNPKPKFNTQSSRYKSPPEPVVLSAGEATTYSRLPPKEDFLVPSLNPSSEVKLSESAVPKIENQIGDLSSEEEEEEGVENGDLGLNEKFEIFEGNSDLEHDEEIDDDDGEEEDEAEEKKVLGFTGRKSVYRYRSDGNYKGIVKEHGVSAKLYVFGDDDDEDEDDDDGEMPGFDRGQSVNASDEEGDCVKEKGVPAVMRCFDRAKIYVKAGDGGNGVVAFRREKFVPMGGPSGGDGGRGGNVYVEVEGSMNSLLPFRNSVHFRAGRGAHGQGRMQGGAKGEDVVVKVAPGTVIREADKEEVLLELLWPGQRALLLPGGRGGRGGGRGNASFKSGANKVPRIAENGEVGPEMWLELELKLVADVGIVGAPNAGKSTLLSVISAAQPAIANYPFTTLLPNLGVVSFDYDSTIVVADLPGLLEGAHQGFGLGHEFLRHTERCSALVHVVDGSGPQPELEFDAVRLELELFNPELAEKPYIVAYNKMDLPEAYEKWPSFKEMLQARGIEPFSMSAVKREGTHEVICAAYELLRKSKREKQELEGLKNLENLNHVADMVHKQRSASINEFEIFHDSSSNTWRVIGSGLERFVQMTNWRYVDSDKRFQHVLEACGVNKSLMKLGIKEGHIVIVGEMEMVWHDSTHSSGPSTVKKESSESIKWAKWK